One Ethanoligenens harbinense YUAN-3 genomic window carries:
- a CDS encoding DUF6017 domain-containing protein, whose translation MAVFRVERTRDYTVMSNHHLKNRALSLKAKGLLSMMLSLPDDWDYTTRGLASICREGVDAIGKTLKELENAGYMERRQLRGKDGRITDTEYTIYEQPRKPPGTPLPDTDSPDTEKPYLDNPDMEKPDTENPAQLNTKGTNIPKKLNTYGANTHLSNPADRKPEAVAPADAMDATDSYREIIKENISYDVLRQRCDPERLDEIVNILLDTVCSRKKEIRIAGEDMPAETVKSRFLKLDDSHIEYVLECLDKNTTDIRNIRSYILTALYQAPTTISSYYSALVNHDMYGNGPPGR comes from the coding sequence ATGGCGGTTTTTCGTGTGGAACGGACGCGGGACTACACGGTCATGAGCAACCATCACCTGAAAAACAGGGCCTTGTCCCTGAAAGCGAAAGGGCTGCTGTCCATGATGCTCTCCCTTCCGGACGATTGGGATTACACCACGCGGGGCCTTGCCTCCATCTGTCGCGAGGGTGTGGACGCCATCGGAAAGACGCTCAAGGAGCTGGAAAACGCGGGCTATATGGAGCGCCGCCAACTTCGCGGCAAAGACGGACGCATCACGGACACCGAATACACCATTTATGAACAACCGCGCAAGCCGCCGGGTACACCTTTGCCGGATACGGATTCACCAGATACGGAAAAGCCGTATCTGGATAACCCGGATATGGAGAAACCGGATACGGAAAACCCCGCGCAATTAAATACTAAGGGAACTAATATCCCTAAAAAATTAAATACGTATGGAGCAAATACGCATCTATCCAATCCGGCAGACAGGAAACCGGAGGCCGTTGCACCGGCTGATGCGATGGATGCGACGGATTCCTACCGCGAAATCATCAAGGAGAATATTTCCTACGACGTCCTGCGTCAGAGATGCGACCCGGAGCGTCTGGACGAAATTGTGAACATCCTGCTCGACACCGTATGCAGCCGGAAAAAGGAAATCCGAATCGCCGGTGAGGACATGCCCGCCGAAACGGTGAAAAGCAGGTTTTTGAAGCTCGACGACAGCCACATCGAGTATGTACTGGAATGTCTGGACAAAAACACCACCGACATCCGCAATATCCGAAGCTACATCCTGACCGCGCTGTATCAGGCTCCGACCACCATCAGCAGCTACTACTCGGCGCTGGTCAATCACGACATGTACGGAAACGGTCCACCCGGACGGTAG
- a CDS encoding arsenate reductase ArsC — translation MSKPKVAFICVHNSCRSQIAEALGKHLAADIFESYSAGTELKDRINPDAVRLMKQLYGINMEQSQRPKLLEALPPVDVVVTMGCNVECPYLPCKRREDWGLPDPTGKSDAEFISVMHTIEDKITDLAKSLK, via the coding sequence ATGAGTAAACCAAAGGTAGCCTTTATCTGCGTCCATAACTCCTGTCGGAGTCAGATCGCCGAGGCACTGGGAAAGCACCTTGCCGCCGATATCTTTGAAAGCTATTCCGCTGGCACGGAATTGAAAGACCGTATAAACCCCGATGCGGTTCGCCTTATGAAGCAACTCTATGGAATCAATATGGAACAAAGTCAGCGTCCGAAGCTACTTGAGGCACTCCCTCCCGTGGATGTGGTTGTTACAATGGGCTGCAATGTGGAATGTCCGTATCTGCCATGCAAGCGCCGTGAGGATTGGGGACTACCTGACCCAACGGGGAAAAGCGATGCAGAGTTCATTTCCGTAATGCATACAATTGAGGATAAGATTACAGACTTAGCAAAATCATTAAAATAG
- a CDS encoding thioredoxin family protein: MSLFEKKKEETTSCCCGGNCDAESMAKAESAKTEGASVKVLGSGCAKCNQLEAAAKAALEQLGMDTTIDHVTDFSQIAAYGVMSTPALVIDGKVVSFGKVLKTEEVVKILQKVR, translated from the coding sequence ATGTCACTGTTCGAAAAGAAAAAGGAAGAAACAACCTCCTGCTGCTGCGGAGGAAACTGCGATGCGGAAAGCATGGCAAAGGCTGAGAGCGCTAAAACCGAGGGCGCGAGTGTAAAGGTGCTTGGAAGCGGATGCGCAAAATGCAACCAGCTTGAAGCAGCTGCCAAAGCAGCGCTGGAGCAACTCGGCATGGATACGACGATTGACCATGTGACCGATTTCTCACAGATCGCGGCCTATGGTGTCATGTCAACGCCTGCCCTTGTGATAGACGGAAAGGTGGTCTCTTTCGGCAAGGTTTTAAAGACCGAGGAAGTTGTGAAGATTCTGCAAAAAGTCAGATAA
- a CDS encoding DUF2703 domain-containing protein, translating to MAKTWYPVIDYLTCAECGTCAAKCSHGVYDSAKAPSPVVKNPEACIDHCHGCGNRCPVGAITYVGDDTGWTPPNGAQESKEAFCSCGCETSSEKKIVVEYLYLDLQTCNRCIGTDTVLDEVMETLTPALQLAGFDIEYNKIEMKTAELAERFRFLSSPTIRVNGQDICGFVKENSCGCCSEISGTDVDCRVFEYNGESYEVPPKEMLAEAILKTIFGTTGNCSCVDYKLPDNLKTFYEGKASKSACSCGSNCC from the coding sequence ATGGCAAAGACATGGTATCCTGTTATTGATTATTTAACCTGCGCAGAGTGCGGCACCTGTGCTGCAAAGTGTTCCCACGGTGTCTATGATTCCGCAAAGGCTCCGTCACCCGTCGTAAAAAATCCGGAGGCCTGCATTGACCATTGCCATGGCTGCGGAAATCGGTGCCCGGTCGGCGCGATTACCTATGTCGGCGACGATACCGGTTGGACACCGCCGAACGGCGCACAGGAGTCCAAAGAAGCCTTCTGTTCCTGCGGATGCGAAACATCTTCTGAAAAGAAAATTGTCGTTGAGTATCTCTATCTTGATTTGCAGACCTGTAACCGCTGCATCGGAACGGACACTGTGCTTGATGAAGTAATGGAGACGCTTACCCCCGCGCTGCAGCTTGCCGGTTTTGATATCGAGTATAACAAAATCGAGATGAAGACGGCGGAGCTTGCCGAGCGGTTTAGGTTTCTTTCCTCTCCGACGATCCGTGTAAACGGTCAGGATATTTGCGGGTTCGTGAAAGAGAACAGTTGCGGATGCTGTAGCGAAATCAGCGGAACTGATGTTGACTGCCGGGTATTCGAATACAATGGGGAAAGTTATGAAGTGCCTCCCAAAGAAATGCTTGCCGAGGCAATTCTGAAAACCATATTCGGAACGACAGGCAATTGTTCCTGCGTCGATTATAAACTGCCGGATAATCTGAAAACTTTTTACGAGGGTAAAGCCAGTAAATCAGCATGCTCCTGCGGGAGTAATTGCTGCTAA
- a CDS encoding permease → MQILKAIWDFFQYQILAMKWLDGLIGRGLSAIGLDTSARLGGSIEFFLYDVIKITILLCSLIFLISYIQSYFPPERSKRILGRFHGVWANCISALLGTVTPFCSCSSIPLFIGFTSAGLPVGVTFSFLISSPMVDLGSLLLLMSIFGAKVAIIYVIVGLIVAVVGGTIIEKLHMERYVESFILSAGSVDIESPDLTKKDRLIYAKEQMLSTFKKVFPYILVGVGIGAVIHNWIPAEWVSLVLGSKNPFGVVLATLIGVPMYADIFGTIPIAEALLYKGAQLGTILSFMMAVTTLSLPSMIMLRKAVKPKLLALFIGICTIGIILVGYFFNAIQGFII, encoded by the coding sequence GTGCAAATACTAAAAGCAATTTGGGATTTCTTCCAGTATCAGATCCTTGCCATGAAATGGCTGGATGGGCTGATTGGAAGAGGCCTATCCGCTATTGGACTTGATACGTCGGCACGGCTGGGCGGAAGCATTGAATTCTTCCTGTACGACGTAATCAAGATTACGATACTTCTGTGCTCGCTGATTTTTCTCATCAGTTATATCCAAAGTTACTTCCCACCGGAGCGCAGTAAACGAATTCTCGGTCGTTTCCACGGTGTCTGGGCGAACTGCATTTCGGCGCTCCTTGGGACGGTGACGCCGTTTTGTTCCTGTTCCTCTATACCACTGTTCATTGGGTTTACATCTGCAGGGCTTCCGGTTGGTGTTACATTTTCGTTCCTGATTTCTTCCCCGATGGTGGATCTCGGATCGCTACTTCTGCTGATGAGCATTTTCGGTGCAAAAGTAGCAATTATTTATGTGATCGTTGGTCTAATCGTTGCAGTCGTCGGAGGCACGATTATTGAGAAGCTGCATATGGAACGGTATGTTGAGAGCTTTATCCTGTCAGCGGGCAGCGTGGACATTGAATCGCCGGACCTGACAAAAAAAGACCGACTGATTTATGCCAAGGAGCAGATGCTGTCCACTTTCAAAAAAGTGTTTCCCTATATTTTAGTCGGCGTCGGCATCGGCGCGGTTATTCACAACTGGATTCCGGCGGAATGGGTGTCGCTTGTGCTCGGCAGCAAAAATCCCTTTGGCGTCGTTTTGGCAACTCTTATCGGTGTTCCGATGTACGCCGATATTTTTGGCACAATTCCAATTGCGGAGGCACTGTTATACAAAGGGGCGCAGCTTGGCACAATCCTCTCATTCATGATGGCCGTAACCACGTTGTCCCTGCCGTCCATGATCATGCTCCGCAAAGCGGTGAAGCCAAAGCTGCTGGCGCTATTCATCGGTATCTGTACCATAGGCATTATCCTTGTAGGTTACTTCTTTAACGCGATTCAGGGGTTTATTATATAG
- a CDS encoding ArsR/SmtB family transcription factor, producing MATVYEEDAKVFKALCDEKRLRILELLRGGEKCACVLLEQLDLGQSGLSYHMKILVESGIVESRQEGKWTHYKISEKGSAYASTLLKNLTTPNAGAEENTCCK from the coding sequence TTGGCGACCGTTTATGAGGAAGACGCAAAAGTGTTCAAAGCATTATGCGATGAAAAACGGTTAAGGATACTTGAACTTCTGCGCGGCGGGGAGAAATGTGCCTGCGTTTTGCTGGAACAGCTGGACTTGGGGCAGTCAGGACTTTCTTACCACATGAAGATTTTGGTTGAATCGGGTATTGTGGAGAGTCGGCAGGAAGGCAAATGGACGCATTACAAAATCAGTGAAAAGGGCAGCGCCTATGCCAGTACTTTGCTCAAGAATTTGACTACACCGAATGCAGGTGCAGAAGAAAATACCTGCTGCAAATAG
- a CDS encoding PcfB family protein, with the protein MQEEIENRSVTLIISGTKLTGRVLRAAIAKYLAHRKEKKNAKARAGPVIPHGRQTVKQLVGQNAGVSNIEITDSNIRFFDRVARKYGVDYAVKKDRSVSPPKYLVFFKARDADALTAAFTEFTAKTVNRAKRPSVLSRLRQFKDLVKANTVDRVRHKEQERAR; encoded by the coding sequence TTGCAGGAAGAAATTGAAAATCGTTCCGTGACGCTCATCATCAGCGGCACGAAGCTCACGGGCCGGGTGCTCAGAGCGGCAATTGCCAAGTATCTGGCCCACCGGAAAGAGAAGAAAAACGCCAAGGCCCGCGCCGGTCCAGTAATTCCCCATGGTAGGCAGACGGTGAAGCAGCTCGTCGGGCAAAACGCGGGCGTATCCAACATCGAAATCACCGACAGCAACATCCGTTTCTTTGACCGCGTGGCGCGGAAATACGGCGTAGACTACGCCGTAAAAAAGGACCGCAGCGTGTCGCCGCCGAAATATCTCGTCTTTTTCAAGGCGCGGGACGCGGACGCGCTCACCGCCGCTTTCACCGAGTTCACCGCGAAAACTGTGAACCGAGCGAAAAGGCCCTCCGTCCTCTCGCGGCTCCGGCAGTTCAAGGATCTGGTCAAAGCGAATACCGTTGACCGGGTGAGACATAAGGAACAGGAGCGGGCGCGATGA
- a CDS encoding VirD4-like conjugal transfer protein, CD1115 family, with product MNTKTKKLLLMNLPYLFVALFATKFGQAWRLAAGADASGKLLHLMDGLTAAFSSPLPSFHPVDVAVGVLLAAALRLAVYVKGRNAKKFRKNVEYGSARWGKAEDIRPYIDPVFENNVILTQTERLTMNSRPKDPKTSRNKNVLVVGGSGSGKTRFFIKPNLMQCDSKDYPTSFVVTDPKGSIVVECGILLRRRGYRIKILNTINFKKSMHYNPFAYIHSEKDILKLVTALITNTKGEGKEGDDFWVKAETLLYTALIGYIHYEAPVEEQNFATLIEFINASEVREDDEEFKNPVDLMFEALEKEKPNHFAVRQYKKYKLAAGKTAKSILISCGARMAPFDIQELRDLTAYDELELDTLGDRKTALFIIISDNDDTFNFLVSMAYTQLFNLLCEKADDVYGGRLPVHVRCLLDEFANIGQIPKFEKLIATIRSREISACLVLQAQSQLKALYKDNSDTIIGNCDSAIFLGGKERTTLKELTESLGKETIDTYNTGESRGREVSHSLNYQKLGKDLASVDELSVLDGGKCILQLRGVRPFLSDKYDITKHPNYKYLSDYDSRNAFHIEKFLSTKLKSKPDEVFNTYSVDLSGEPKAAE from the coding sequence ATGAATACAAAAACAAAAAAGCTGCTCCTGATGAATCTGCCGTATCTGTTCGTCGCGCTGTTCGCCACCAAGTTCGGGCAGGCGTGGCGGCTGGCCGCAGGTGCGGACGCTTCCGGGAAACTCCTGCACCTGATGGACGGCCTTACCGCCGCGTTTTCCTCCCCGCTGCCGAGCTTTCATCCGGTTGATGTGGCCGTGGGCGTCCTTCTCGCCGCCGCGCTCCGGCTGGCGGTCTATGTTAAGGGCCGAAACGCCAAGAAATTCCGCAAAAACGTGGAATACGGCTCGGCCCGCTGGGGCAAGGCCGAGGACATCAGGCCGTATATCGACCCGGTTTTTGAAAACAACGTCATTCTCACGCAGACGGAACGGCTTACTATGAACAGCCGACCGAAGGACCCCAAGACGTCCCGGAACAAAAACGTTCTGGTCGTCGGCGGTTCCGGTTCCGGCAAGACGCGGTTTTTCATCAAGCCGAACCTGATGCAGTGCGATTCCAAGGATTATCCGACGAGCTTTGTTGTTACGGACCCGAAGGGCAGCATCGTCGTGGAGTGCGGAATTCTCCTGCGGCGCAGGGGCTACCGCATCAAAATTCTCAACACCATCAACTTCAAAAAATCGATGCACTACAATCCCTTCGCATACATCCATTCGGAGAAAGATATTTTGAAGCTGGTCACAGCGCTGATTACCAACACCAAGGGTGAAGGCAAGGAAGGAGATGATTTTTGGGTGAAAGCCGAGACGCTTTTGTATACGGCGCTCATCGGCTACATCCATTATGAGGCCCCGGTCGAGGAACAGAATTTTGCCACACTGATTGAATTCATCAACGCCTCGGAAGTTCGGGAAGATGATGAGGAATTCAAAAATCCCGTGGATCTCATGTTTGAGGCGCTGGAAAAGGAAAAGCCAAACCACTTCGCCGTCCGGCAGTATAAGAAATATAAGCTGGCGGCGGGCAAGACAGCAAAGTCGATCCTTATTTCCTGCGGCGCGCGAATGGCCCCCTTCGACATTCAGGAGCTTCGTGACCTGACGGCCTACGACGAGCTGGAGCTGGATACGCTGGGCGACCGCAAAACCGCCCTGTTCATCATCATTTCTGATAACGACGACACGTTTAATTTTTTAGTTTCGATGGCCTACACGCAACTTTTCAACCTGCTGTGTGAAAAGGCCGACGATGTGTACGGAGGGCGCTTGCCCGTCCACGTGCGGTGCCTGCTTGACGAATTTGCAAACATCGGGCAGATCCCCAAGTTCGAGAAGCTGATCGCCACTATCCGCAGCCGCGAAATCTCGGCCTGCCTTGTTTTACAGGCGCAGAGCCAGCTCAAGGCCCTGTACAAAGACAACTCCGACACGATCATCGGCAACTGCGACAGCGCCATCTTCCTCGGCGGCAAGGAACGCACGACCCTGAAAGAACTGACCGAATCACTTGGGAAGGAGACAATCGACACCTACAACACCGGCGAAAGCCGGGGCCGCGAAGTATCCCACAGTCTCAATTATCAAAAATTGGGGAAGGATTTAGCTTCGGTCGATGAGCTGTCTGTCCTTGACGGCGGCAAATGTATCCTCCAGCTTCGCGGCGTTCGCCCTTTCCTTTCGGACAAGTACGATATCACAAAGCACCCGAACTACAAGTACCTGTCCGACTACGATTCCCGCAACGCTTTCCATATTGAGAAATTTCTGTCCACCAAATTAAAGTCAAAACCGGACGAGGTGTTCAACACGTATTCCGTTGACCTCTCCGGGGAACCGAAAGCCGCAGAATAG
- a CDS encoding Maff2 family mobile element protein, translated as MSFFHSAIGVLQTLVIALGAGLAIWGAINLLEGYGNDNPGAKSQGIKQLMAGGGVALIGITLVPLLSNLFG; from the coding sequence ATGAGTTTCTTTCATTCCGCAATCGGCGTTCTCCAGACCCTCGTAATCGCCCTCGGCGCGGGCCTTGCCATTTGGGGCGCGATCAACCTTCTGGAAGGTTACGGCAACGACAATCCGGGAGCGAAAAGTCAAGGCATTAAACAGCTCATGGCGGGCGGCGGCGTAGCCCTGATCGGCATTACGCTGGTTCCGCTGCTCTCCAACCTGTTCGGCTGA
- a CDS encoding VirB6/TrbL-like conjugal transfer protein, CD1112 family: protein MNNLSGMFDNVNSQVGQIASQVGTTPQAWNTGIYNMIRSLSENVMMPIAGLILAFVMTLELIQIITDKNNFHDIESAVFFKWIFKTACAILIVTNTWNIVMGVFDVAQSVVNSAAGIIVSDTSIDISSVTANLQTRLMAMDLGPLFGLWFQSIFVGFTMWALTICIFIIVYGRMIEIYLATSIAPIPMATMLNRESGGMGQNYLRSLFALGFQGFLIIVCVAIYAVLVKSISVSTDISKAIWTCMGYTVLLCFTLFKTGSLAKSIFNAH from the coding sequence ATGAACAACCTATCGGGCATGTTCGACAACGTGAACAGCCAAGTCGGGCAGATCGCCTCTCAGGTGGGAACGACGCCGCAGGCGTGGAACACCGGCATTTACAACATGATCCGGAGCCTGTCCGAAAACGTCATGATGCCCATCGCGGGCCTGATCCTCGCGTTCGTCATGACGTTGGAACTGATCCAGATCATTACCGATAAAAACAATTTTCACGACATCGAAAGCGCCGTTTTCTTTAAGTGGATTTTCAAAACGGCCTGCGCCATCCTCATTGTGACCAACACATGGAATATCGTTATGGGCGTGTTCGACGTGGCGCAGAGCGTGGTCAACAGCGCGGCGGGAATCATCGTTTCCGACACATCCATCGACATCAGTTCCGTCACGGCAAACCTTCAGACGCGGCTCATGGCAATGGACCTCGGCCCCCTGTTCGGGCTGTGGTTCCAGAGTATTTTCGTGGGCTTTACCATGTGGGCGCTCACGATCTGCATTTTCATCATCGTGTACGGGAGGATGATCGAAATCTACTTAGCCACATCCATCGCGCCGATCCCGATGGCGACGATGCTGAACCGGGAATCGGGCGGCATGGGGCAGAACTATCTTCGCTCCCTGTTCGCGCTCGGCTTTCAGGGCTTTCTCATCATCGTCTGCGTGGCGATTTATGCCGTTCTGGTAAAAAGCATCAGCGTGAGCACGGACATCAGCAAGGCAATCTGGACGTGCATGGGCTATACGGTGCTGCTGTGCTTTACACTTTTTAAGACCGGAAGCCTCGCAAAATCCATCTTCAACGCGCATTGA
- a CDS encoding PrgI family protein codes for MAYVPVPKDLTAVKTKVLFNLTKRQLVCFSGGALVGVPLFFLLKGPAGFSAGAASLCMVLVMLPFFLTAVYEKNGLPMEKIVRNIFRVLFLRPKQRPYQTNNYYAVLARQSQLDKEVRRIVGKKAKTGCEAVIVPRREASDRSRRRKGPADR; via the coding sequence ATGGCCTATGTTCCCGTCCCCAAGGACCTGACCGCAGTGAAAACGAAGGTCCTGTTCAATTTAACAAAACGGCAGCTTGTATGTTTCAGCGGCGGCGCGCTTGTCGGCGTACCGCTTTTCTTTTTGCTCAAAGGACCTGCGGGTTTCAGCGCCGGAGCCGCTTCCCTTTGCATGGTGCTCGTCATGCTGCCGTTTTTCCTGACGGCCGTCTATGAGAAAAACGGCCTGCCGATGGAAAAGATCGTCCGCAATATCTTTCGGGTGCTTTTCCTCCGGCCAAAACAGCGACCGTATCAGACCAACAATTATTATGCCGTGCTCGCGCGGCAAAGTCAGTTAGACAAGGAGGTGCGTCGGATTGTCGGTAAAAAAGCAAAAACCGGCTGCGAGGCGGTCATTGTCCCACGCCGAGAGGCGTCAGATCGAAGCCGCCGTCGCAAAGGCCCAGCAGACCGATAA
- a CDS encoding VirB4-like conjugal transfer ATPase, CD1110 family yields the protein MSVKKQKPAARRSLSHAERRQIEAAVAKAQQTDKKKQSAQDSIPFQRMFPDGICRVTDSYYTKTVQFQDINYQLNQNEDKTAIFEGWCDFLNYFDSSIKFQLSFLNLSATRDSFAKSVTIPPQGDDFDSLRSEYTEMLRNQLAKGNNGLIKTKYLTFGIEADSLKAAKPRLERIEIDILNNFKHLGVTATSLNGADRLRLLHDILRMDAPEPFRFSWDWLAPSGLSVKDFIAPSSFEFKSGSMFSMGRQVGAVSFLQILAPELNDRMLADFLDMESSLIVTMHIQSIDQVSAIKTVKRKITDLDSMKIQEQKKAIRSGYDMDIIPSDLATYGEEAKKLLQDLQSRNERMFLVTFLVLNVAENRQRLDNNVFQASSLAQKYNCALTRLDFRQEEGLMSSLPLGLNQVEIQRGLTTSSTAIFIPFTTQELFQTGREALYCGLNALSNNLIMVDRKLLKNPNGLILGTPGAGKSFAAKREIVNVFLVTNDDIIVCDPEAEYGPLIERLHGQIIKISPASTDYINPMDINLNYSEEENPLSLKSDFILSLCELIVGGKEGLQPVEKTVIDRCVRLVYRNYLSDPRPESMPVLEDLYNELRRQDEKEAQYVATALEIYVTGSLNVFNHRTTVNVRNRVISYDIRELGKQLKKIGMLIVQDQVWNRVTVNRAVGKSTRYYIDEFHLLLKEEQTAAYSVEIWKRFRKWGGIPTGITQNIKDLLSSREIENIFENSDYIYMLNQASGDRQILAKQLGISPHQLSYVTHSGEGEGLLFYGNVILPFVDHFPKSTELYRVMTTKPQEVTKEQIIERS from the coding sequence TTGTCGGTAAAAAAGCAAAAACCGGCTGCGAGGCGGTCATTGTCCCACGCCGAGAGGCGTCAGATCGAAGCCGCCGTCGCAAAGGCCCAGCAGACCGATAAGAAAAAACAGTCGGCGCAGGACAGCATTCCGTTTCAGCGGATGTTCCCAGACGGAATCTGCCGCGTGACCGACAGCTATTACACGAAAACCGTTCAGTTTCAGGACATCAACTATCAGCTCAACCAGAACGAGGATAAGACCGCTATTTTTGAGGGTTGGTGCGATTTCCTCAACTATTTCGACAGCTCCATTAAATTTCAGCTCTCGTTTCTGAACCTTTCCGCGACGCGGGACAGCTTTGCGAAAAGCGTCACTATCCCGCCGCAGGGCGACGATTTTGACAGCCTGCGCTCGGAGTACACGGAAATGCTCCGAAACCAGCTTGCAAAAGGCAACAACGGCCTCATCAAAACCAAGTACCTGACCTTCGGCATCGAAGCGGACAGCCTGAAAGCGGCCAAGCCCCGGCTGGAGCGTATCGAGATCGACATTCTCAACAATTTCAAACACCTCGGTGTAACAGCCACTTCCCTGAACGGCGCGGACCGTCTGCGGCTGCTGCACGACATCCTCCGCATGGACGCGCCGGAGCCGTTCCGCTTTTCGTGGGACTGGCTGGCCCCTTCCGGCCTGTCCGTCAAGGATTTCATCGCCCCCAGCTCGTTTGAGTTCAAAAGCGGCAGCATGTTCAGCATGGGACGTCAAGTAGGCGCGGTCAGTTTTCTCCAAATCCTCGCGCCGGAGCTGAACGACCGGATGCTGGCCGATTTTCTCGACATGGAATCCAGCCTCATCGTCACCATGCACATCCAGTCCATCGACCAGGTGAGCGCCATCAAGACGGTGAAACGAAAAATTACGGACCTCGATTCCATGAAGATTCAGGAACAGAAAAAGGCCATCCGTTCCGGGTACGACATGGACATCATCCCCTCCGACCTCGCCACCTACGGCGAGGAAGCCAAGAAACTTTTGCAGGATTTACAGTCCCGCAACGAGCGCATGTTTCTTGTGACCTTTCTCGTCCTCAACGTGGCCGAGAATAGGCAGCGGCTCGACAACAATGTGTTTCAGGCGAGCTCCCTCGCGCAAAAATACAACTGCGCGCTGACCCGTCTCGACTTCCGGCAGGAAGAAGGTCTGATGAGCAGTCTGCCACTTGGATTGAATCAGGTGGAAATCCAGCGGGGCCTGACCACGTCGAGCACCGCCATTTTTATCCCCTTTACCACGCAGGAGTTGTTCCAGACTGGGCGCGAGGCGCTGTACTGCGGGCTGAACGCTTTGTCCAACAACCTCATCATGGTGGATCGGAAGCTCCTGAAAAACCCGAACGGCCTGATCCTCGGCACACCGGGCGCGGGCAAATCCTTCGCCGCCAAGCGCGAAATCGTCAACGTGTTCCTCGTTACGAACGACGACATCATTGTCTGCGACCCGGAGGCCGAATACGGCCCGCTGATCGAACGGCTGCACGGGCAGATCATCAAAATATCGCCCGCGTCCACCGATTATATCAATCCGATGGACATCAACCTCAACTACTCCGAGGAAGAAAATCCGCTTTCGCTCAAGTCCGATTTCATTCTGTCGCTCTGCGAACTGATCGTCGGCGGCAAGGAGGGATTGCAGCCTGTGGAAAAGACGGTCATCGACCGCTGCGTGAGGCTGGTGTACCGAAATTACCTCAGTGATCCGCGCCCGGAGAGCATGCCGGTTCTGGAGGATTTGTACAACGAGCTGCGGCGACAGGACGAAAAGGAAGCGCAGTACGTCGCCACGGCCCTTGAAATCTACGTCACCGGCTCCCTCAACGTGTTCAACCACCGCACCACCGTGAACGTGAGAAACCGCGTCATCAGCTACGACATCCGGGAGCTTGGCAAGCAGCTCAAAAAAATCGGGATGCTCATCGTGCAGGATCAAGTCTGGAACCGCGTCACCGTCAACCGGGCCGTGGGCAAATCCACCCGCTACTATATCGACGAGTTCCATCTGCTCTTAAAAGAAGAACAGACCGCCGCTTATTCCGTGGAAATCTGGAAGCGGTTCCGCAAGTGGGGCGGCATCCCGACCGGAATTACGCAGAACATCAAGGACCTTCTTTCCTCACGCGAGATCGAGAACATCTTTGAAAACTCGGATTACATCTATATGCTCAATCAGGCGTCCGGCGACCGCCAGATTCTCGCCAAGCAGCTCGGCATTTCGCCGCACCAGCTTTCCTACGTCACCCATTCCGGCGAGGGCGAAGGGCTGCTGTTCTACGGAAACGTCATTTTGCCTTTCGTGGACCATTTCCCGAAAAGCACGGAGCTGTACCGCGTCATGACCACCAAGCCGCAGGAAGTAACTAAGGAGCAAATAATAGAACGATCATGA
- a CDS encoding NYN domain-containing protein: MGKFVYVDNSNVWIEGKYYSAVKKGMVANIFDAHENKICDMPWGYDFGKLLNISCEGDENSLKRAVLYGSKPTDNDSLWNAARRFGFEVYHPERNVKNKEKRVDTGFDKEVLKDLYKSVIGHDDNIILVAGDADHVPVAEAIVEEGMKFTLVFWDNASETLKNMASKFISLNNYIAEITR, translated from the coding sequence ATGGGGAAATTTGTATACGTTGATAACTCTAACGTTTGGATCGAAGGTAAATATTACTCAGCAGTTAAAAAAGGCATGGTAGCAAATATATTCGATGCACATGAGAACAAAATTTGTGACATGCCGTGGGGGTATGATTTCGGGAAACTCCTAAATATTTCTTGCGAGGGTGACGAAAATTCATTAAAACGTGCCGTCCTATATGGCTCAAAGCCAACTGACAATGATAGTTTATGGAATGCGGCACGTCGGTTCGGATTCGAAGTGTATCACCCTGAACGAAATGTAAAAAACAAGGAAAAACGCGTAGACACTGGATTTGATAAAGAGGTATTAAAAGACCTATACAAATCTGTTATTGGTCATGATGATAACATTATACTTGTTGCCGGAGATGCAGACCATGTTCCAGTTGCGGAAGCCATCGTAGAAGAAGGAATGAAGTTTACACTGGTATTTTGGGATAATGCGTCCGAAACTCTTAAAAATATGGCATCAAAATTTATCAGCCTGAATAACTACATAGCAGAAATCACTCGGTAA